Proteins from a genomic interval of Zingiber officinale cultivar Zhangliang chromosome 2A, Zo_v1.1, whole genome shotgun sequence:
- the LOC122043938 gene encoding GPI-anchored protein LLG2-like, producing MGFIRKVSLPAVLLVVVARISVAASAFISDNALESRGSAGRSLLQAQSSCPIDFENLNYTVITSQCKGPKYPAKLCCAAFKEFACPYADRLNDGTNDCATTMFSYINLYGKYPPGLFASECREGDEGLACDALPPASDNADAQSLFSLLQQDTSMVNMKNRIYQMLLPRVSFVEVESLRNHAIFLGNIQSICLLVENTGCKENCIYFNQPGDEIAWPVFDLGSKSITDGPVLSSKAVFRSLF from the exons ATGGGTTTCATTCGGAAGGTTTCCCTCCCCGCTGTTCTTCTCGTCGTCGTAGCGCGAATATCAGTGGCCGCTTCTGCCTTCATCTCAGATAATGCTCTCGAATCGCGTGGCTCAGCGGGGAGAAGTTTGCTTCAGGCTCAATCGA GTTGCCCTATCGACTTCGAAAACCTGAACTACACGGTGATCACCAGCCAGTGCAAGGGGCCAAAGTACCCTGCCAAGCTCTGCTGCGCTGCTTTCAAGGAATTCGCGTGCCCTTACGCTGATCGGTTGAACGACGGCACGAATGACTGCGCCACGACCATGTTCAGTTATATTAACCTCTACGGGAAGTACCCTCCAGGCCTTTTTGCCAGTGAGTGTCGCGAAGGAGATGAAGGTCTCGCTTGCGATGCTCTTCCACCGGCTTCGGACAATGCGGATGCTCAAAGCTTATTCTCCCTT CTTCAGCAAGACACATCGATGGTGAACATGAAAAACCGGATCTACCAGATGCTTCTTCCGCGAGTATCATTCGTGGAGGTGGAGAGCTTGAGGAACCACGCAATCTTTTTGGGAAATATACAGTCGATATGTTTACTGGTTGAGAATACGGGATGCAAAGAGAACTGCATATACTTCAATCAACCTGGTGATGAAATTGCATGGCCTGTGTTTGATTTGGGGAGCAAAAGCATCACTGATGGTCCTGTTCTTAGCTCGAAGGCTGTTTTTAGGTCTCTTTTCTGA